A DNA window from Microcystis aeruginosa NIES-843 contains the following coding sequences:
- the tmk gene encoding dTMP kinase, with protein sequence MKPKFIVFEGIDGSGTSTQAKLLQEYFLKRGEKAVLSPEPSEGVIGRLIREIMQTNLISIKDQNQFDRQMAYLFAADRHDHLYNDHDGVFKLIHQEQTHVITTRYYFSSLAYNCNNPEELAFVRQLNQHFPNPDIVIYIDVLPDISLARIKNRAITEVYEKQEKLMKVRQMFIQIFKEYKDNCLQLDGSDTIENLHRNIINYLERLI encoded by the coding sequence ATGAAACCGAAATTTATTGTCTTTGAAGGTATTGATGGATCGGGAACAAGTACCCAAGCAAAACTCTTACAAGAATATTTTTTAAAGCGAGGGGAAAAAGCAGTTTTAAGTCCGGAACCTTCCGAGGGAGTTATCGGTCGTTTGATTCGAGAAATAATGCAAACTAATCTTATTTCTATCAAAGATCAAAATCAATTTGACCGACAAATGGCCTATTTATTTGCAGCTGATCGCCATGATCACTTATATAATGATCACGATGGCGTTTTTAAACTTATTCACCAAGAACAAACCCACGTTATCACTACTCGTTATTATTTTTCTTCCCTGGCCTACAATTGCAATAATCCCGAAGAATTGGCTTTTGTGCGGCAGTTAAATCAACATTTTCCCAATCCAGATATAGTTATTTATATCGATGTTCTTCCCGATATTTCTCTAGCAAGAATTAAAAACAGAGCTATCACAGAAGTGTACGAAAAACAAGAAAAATTAATGAAAGTTCGTCAAATGTTTATCCAGATATTTAAAGAATATAAAGATAATTGTTTACAACTGGATGGTAGTGATACAATAGAAAACCTTCACCGAAATATTATTAATTATCTTGAACGATTAATTTAA